One Ostrea edulis chromosome 2, xbOstEdul1.1, whole genome shotgun sequence genomic region harbors:
- the LOC125682566 gene encoding leucine-rich repeat-containing protein 59, whose translation MPKDNLRDKLEGNELDLSLNNLDTVPVKELAAIPKATRLDLSCNQLTSLPDNFSSLTHLVKIDLSKNKLTELPHNFGNLQSLQHLDLLGNQLVLLPISFYKLTKLKWLDLKDNPLQSDLKKIAGDCLDENQCKKCATQVLKYLRDYNSELERLKQKKLKEEREEKQRLKNREEAERERVRQERKQKKLENRKRKDFMAADEATSSVPAKNDGNKETSLRNGKTDKRQKSTDAKSGMSWLTILAVLMVVLGVLIGVCYTVCQDNKGEMCVQYWEPAKTGVEVFIVNIKTNTQELTEKSIDTLHKYYSTYFGNDHDNTKIPPNKKTPENTAQT comes from the exons GCAGCGATTCCAAAAGCAACCCGTCTTGATTTGTCCTGTAATCAACTGACATCTCTACCA GACAATTTTAGCTCATTGACACACTTGGTGAAGATTGACCTCAGTAAGAATAAGTTGACAGAACTCCCTCACAACTTTGGGAATCTTCAGAGTCTTCAGCACCTCGACCTCTTAGGAAATCAGCTTGTTCTTCTCCCCATTAGCTTCTACAAGCTAACCAAACTAAAGTGGCTTGACTTAAAAGACAATCCACTGCAGTCTGACTTGAAGAAAATTGCGGGAGATTGCTTGGATGAAAACCAGTGTAAAAAATGTGCTACTCAA GTTTTGAAGTACCTTAGAGATTACAATTCAGAGCTTGAGAGGTTAAAGCAGAAGAAACTGAAAGAAGAAAGAG AGGAAAAACAGAGACTTAAAAATCGTGAAGAGGCAGAGCGAGAAAGAGTTCGTCAGGAACGAAAACAGAAAAAGCTTGAAAATAggaaaagaaaagattttatggCAGCAGATGAGGCCACATCTTCAGTTCCTGCAAAAAATGATg gaaataaagaaacCTCACTTAGAAATGGAAAAACAGACAAAAGACAGAAAAGTACAG atGCCAAGTCTGGAATGTCTTGGCTGACCATCCTGGCTGTTTTGATGGTGGTTTTGGGGGTTCTGATTGGTGTCTGTTACACTGTGTGCCAAGACAACAAGGGTGAAATGTGTGTGCAATACTGGGAACCAGCGAAAACTGGAGTCGAAGTTTTTATTGTCAACATCAAAACCAATACTCAAGAGCTTACGGAAAAATCCATCGACACTCTTCACAAATATTATAGTACTTATTTTGGAAATGATCATGATAATACAAAAATCCCCCCAAATAAGAAAACTCCTGAAAATACAGCTCAGACTTGA